In the genome of Caenorhabditis elegans chromosome IV, the window CAATTCAAtatcaataataataatatctGTGCATGTCTAATGAGAGGTATATAATAGAATTTGGGTTTTCCATATTCTAGTTCTAAACTAGAAATATGCCGGTTGCAGTGCTCAATGGTTCACCGGGATACATCAACATATTGGATGGTTTGAATGGATGGCAATTGGTCAAGGAACTCAGTGATGCTACAAAAATGCCAGCAGCTGCTTCTTTTAAGCATGTTTCACCGGCAGGTAAGCggtttaatttatttttttattaatttggaatttgaaacagtccaattttttaaaaagtactatAATTCGGCTGCTTATTGGCATGCAGTTCTGAACTTTGTATCATTcagaaagttaaatttttaggccaacCTTTCCACCATTAGTAAACCCCTACGCACAAAGTCTGATTTTTAAGGGGTTCtcaaacgggaaaaaaattaaacttttcggTGCTCAaacatcttttaaaaaactggaaaatcaattactcaaaaaacaaaaaaattaaaagtttcgtTGCGTGTTTGAAATACAGTAACATCGATTCCATGTCAAATAAACTAAGCcgggaaattttctgaaattttttttagttgaaaaccCCACAGTGTTGCTACggaccaattgaaaattaatcatGCCGCTACCACTATGTTTGATTATGAGACGGCCGTGGTCTGTGGAAATTgtgatatatttttatttttgtagaaaattctAATCTTGTCCGTAGTTAAGTAtgcatcaaattttgataaagcATCCAAATCTACGGGTTAATAGGTTACAATAACTGATTTCAGGAGCTGCTGTTGGTCTTCCTTTAAACGAAACTGAAGCTGCTTGCTGTATGGTTTCTGATCTTCCGATCGATACAAAAAAACCTTCATTAGCTGCAGCATATGCTCGTGCAAGAGGTAATTATATTTAATGAAAGATTGCACATCACAGAGTGATTTTCTATCCTTTCACTTACAGTTTTCctggtttatttttaattttttttgcacaaagtcCCTTCATAATTATGTTCTGTTTGAAAACTAACCACTTTTCTATTCCTATCcttgcacatttttctttccatcTGTTCAGAACAGGATTGGATGATTGCTGATCGACTTCAAAGAATTGCACCCTCTATCGGTATGAGAGCAAAAGCCTCACTTATTAAATATGCACTGCTTTTGTTTCTGTGTTATTCTCATAGTTTTATGTATTGTTATTCGGAGGAAAGAAGGAGATCATGTCGCCGACTCCTTGATTATATGTTAGGCTTTTTCGTTTAATTTGGAGCAAATTGTATCTCAATGTTGAGATAAGggctttaaaaatatttgctcaATACAAATGTTTACACTgatttcattaaaatatcTATAGTTTTGTACTTTTAGGTGCAGACAGAATGTCATCTTTTGGTGATTTCATTGCCCTCTccgaaaaatgtgatgaaCTTACGGCTAAAATTATTAACAGGTAAAAAATGTAAGTCTTCGATTTTAAAGATGAAAACGTTTACAGAGAAGTATCTGATGGAGTTGTTGCTCCGGACTTTGATCCGGCTGCATTGTCTCTTCTTgcaaagaagaagaatggTAATTACTGTGTTCTCAAGGTATGTATGTTCATTTATTCATTCTGCCATTAAATATGTTTAGATTAACCCAAATTATCTACCATCTGAAACTGAAGAACGAACCGTATTCGGGTTGAGACTTCGACAGAAACGGAACAATGCAGTTATTAACGCGGAAACTTTTAACAATGTCGTCGGAAGTGCTAATGAAGTAAGTGATATCAGAAGTTTACAAATATTCAAGAAACATTTTATGctttcatttttgcaaaactttcataaatacaattgcattaaaaaaagtttatttcagTTGAACAAGCAAGCAATTGATGATCTTATTGTTGCCACAATTGCTTTGAAATATGCACAATCAAACAGTGTTTGCTTTGCTCATCGAGGACAGGTAATATAATTCCTATTTTAATCAGACACCTGGATATTCATTTTTCgtctttcgaaaattattttgaacattAAAGACACATGTCCGTGCAGAAACGTACATCACCTGAGAACAAAAGCCTTTCTTTTCGCCTCCATACACCTTCATAATAATTGCGCATTTCCGTTCAGCTATTTTTGAATCAACATTATTTTGTTTAGGTCATTGGAATGGGAGCAGGTCAACAATCTCGAATCCATTGTACGAGACTTGCTGGAGACAAAGCAATGAATTGGTAAGTTGAGAAGGAAACTTTTTATGAATAACCATTGGTCACTGAAGGaatcctcttttttcttttcaatttaagtCTAACATTTTAGAAGATCTTAATTataatactgaaaattaaaattcttaaaGTATATGAGGATTGTAAATAAGCTAATCGTAAAATATTTATGAGCCtcaaacgaaaaaattgtaacGTTCTATTTATTCTATCCAAAAGTTCATGGtgtttgaaaaactcaacttcgagaaaaattgtaaattattaattggaatattcaaacaaaaaaaaagataaacaaaaaatgagtacTTATAGAACTCAAAttagaaactagaaaaataaaaaaggaaaaaatgctCACTTTGTGTGGTTGTTTTTAACGAATTCCTCccagatttgaaatttcaacatcaattttaaaaattaacaattgaATCATCAATTATAATCAATTCAATTTAGTTCAGTAGCTCGAAAATCTCCGTAtagtaaaataattatttattagaGAGCAATGTGGCACAGAAAATGCTCTTCCCAATATAAATATGCGACtgaagtattaaaaaatgttcatcagAAATGTCTTGTAAAAATAGGTTTGTTACATTCGGGACCACACGAATCTCGAACTCTTTTCCAATATCCAATTGTTCCCCGATCTCTACATCCATTCGCACCACCATCATGAATACGTGCAATTGTCTCGCATTCTGATTTTCCATAGCATTTCACTCGGAATTTGGTGGCCAGAGTCTGGAAAGAActcgttttttcttctccttataaatttttgtcttttgtgAACTGAAGCTCTATTGTTTTCCAAGTGTGTAATGACGTCACAGACGCTTTGGtcaccttcttttttttaaagaaatatttgaaattcatttttgtataGTTGATCAAGAAACTGGAGGCataaattcaatatttatcaATGATTTTTATCACCTATCAGCATCAGCTAGGTGCGTTTCTATTTGtttggaaatattattttctggGCAGACTATGTACATGTTTGATCTACGATCTTCGAGAAAACTTACACGGATACATGAAGCAGAACATTGATAATCTTGAGCACAGTTCATCCAGGCTTCGTTTTCCGTATCTTCGTCTTTTTTTCCCGGTTGGTAGCATTGCTGAAAATGACTTTTTGTggcaaaagttcaaaacggagttgaatttttaatgatttttggaagactttaattgataaattctAACCTGGAATTGATAAATATTGAGCCTAAAATAGCCACAACCAATTCGATCAAATTGATCAACTGAGCATCCAAGTGGTACACATCCAGAATCTTGATCACACATTGCAAGCAGACATGGATGATCGTCttccactaaaaaattaagatagttttacaaaacaaaatgCAGGAAAATAATTAGTTGGAATGGGAGTAGATTCCTTCTAGTTGAAATGTTTAAAGATATATTCAAAAGGTTCCTTAATTTCGCCAATCGTCACAAAAGTCACAATCTATAATTTATCGGCCTGTTTGTAATTTTCTATAAGTTTTCAACcaacgttttaaaaaaattcagtctcattgtttttaataaaaaattttttaataaaatcctTTAGTGAAACAAATACAGCAAAATGCCATAATTGTCGTTTTTGTAGAATAACCCCATTCCAGCTACCTACATATGTTAATTTTGATAACCTACATATCAATTAAAAGGCAAATaatagaatttttattaaatcttcacagctcaaaattaaatgaattttacCTTTATCAAACATAAGCAATTGATGCGTTACGCTGACCAGTAGCGAGATAACTGTAACTGTAACAATCAGCATTTTGGGAGTTTTTTCATTCACGGCGGCTTCATCTGtgactgtaattttaaaatatgaaatttctaatttatttattatatatattttggATAGGGAAggagcaaaatttttaatatgtttttcAGTGCAATTTATGTTCTTTCAAATCTGATAATGAGAATGTCTGCTGTAAGATCATGATATTCGTTTCCAGTGTAgacatctgaaaatctgaatctgaatgacaataaaatttcagatattcgCACAAGAACGaataatattcattttcagctgataTTCTCACCTTTCAAATAACAGAAAATGTACTCCAAAAActtattgaactttttcgtAGCCTAAAAATTTCGTAGCTTAAAAATCTTTCACTTACCgtttcaaatgaaaacttcaaaaaatgtgaataaggAATGACAACTGTGTCTAGGGTCCTTCCCTTTATGTGTCCGTTTAAGCAAACGTCTCGTTTTGGTGGCCGGTTGCAGTACGCCACGCCCACTTTATTTGACCAGTCGATCGTCGTCGGCGATGACGTTTGTTGCTCCAATACTGAAGCCTAAAAGAGGTTTTAGTGGAGAAACGAGACAAAAAGAGTGAAGAGACGATTTGATTAATGAGCGGATTTGTGATGGACACTACCCAAAAATGGGTACAGCTGACACGTCACTTTCGAGACAAAATTGGGTTCAAAACGTACTGATGCGCGACATTTTATATTTGGGATCAAATTTGGAGAATACTTGGAATTGAATGTAACGGATAAAGGAAAGAATTAGATTAATGCAAACTCACATAATTACATAAACAAGGAAATTGACTTTTGAGTATGAAAATTACGAACGAATATTTAGAAATAAGAACTTTCAATTCTTAGAAGTTGTAACCAGATTTGTCAGATTGATTCTGTTAAACTTATCAAAAAGTATGGTACTTCAACATATCAAAgtataaaaatcaaagttttctaTTCGCAGTTCTAAAACTCTGGCTGGCTGGCATATGTGCTCAGTCTTCCAACAATCCTCAGTTctcaatttgacaaaaatttcaaaatcttctaTTTTTAACTGACAGAATATATATTCATCTCAATCATATCCAACCGAACTTACGTCATTTGTTACGTCACGCtcagaaaatcccaaaaaaagaatgaaagtTGCATTGAGAGACTCTCGAATTTGATTTTCCTAAACAAGTTTTAGGTTTCTTTTTCTGACTaacaatgttcaaaaaatgttcaatgaaacaatttaaatttaaaaaaaaacgatcatGAATATTTTTATGCCACAGGATAACTGTAACCTAGAATCAGCACCAGACGAGACcttctgagaaaaaagaacataCTTCCTAACTTTTGTTGCctatatctcggttgtctttGGGTTTATGAAAACAATTGACAACAAAAAGAATAATcttctattattttttctatagttttggGGAAAAACTTTAATTGCTATCTTCAACATGAACCTAGGAGTAATTGGGTGCAGAACTAACAAAGAAcataaaaaaaggaaatttaaatattaaaactgtagcttttatacaaaattcaaagtatacatttcaacaaaaaaaggtgTCTCGATTGCAATGTTTAAAATGACTCCACCTACACTGTCTCTCTCTTCCGGACATATCTATAATACTGATAACCGTGTAACATTGACCGATCGATTCGTCATTTCtagaagaaatcaaaaaacgtTATGATTATCAAGCacatgtttttattcaattcagGTGGCTACGACAACATCCAACAGTACTCTCACTTCCATGGAAGAATGCAATTAAACGATCAGAGAAATCAAATGCTATTGATGTTTTATGCAGTGGAGTTCTTGGTTCAGAGGTTTGTAATTTTAAGTTCAATAGACCTTTGTCGTACTTTTCTCTTGTGACAAATTTGTAATCTTTAATCGTTTGgctatttttaaagatttcaagtcttcaaaataaacaaaaaatttactcatttttgCAGATTGCCATCGACCAATGGCAGCAATATTTCAATGAGCCAGTGGAGCCACTTGCTGAGGTACGTGTGTGCCCGTTGGGCATTTTAAGCCTCGTGTATGGACCCAAAAGTGTATAATCTGACAGATGATGACGTAGGGAAATGAGACGAAAAGGATTAGtttttttggtagaaaataagattttttttgagtttctttttttttcggtttgaaGATTTGTGGGGAACTTtgatgaataattttcaggatGATCGCAAACAATGGCTGAGCCAGCAAACAGGAGTTGTGATGAGTTCAGATGCATTCCTTCCATTCCGTGATAATGTTGATTGTGCTAAACAggtaaaaacgtttttcattgTTGGTCAATGCTCGAAGTATTCTAATATGTTGAAATACTACAGCGTTaaagcgaaaaattttttttaattgatattaGAGTGGAAACGCGCTCCATGGCTATTTTAAAGTGATCCGCCCCCAAtacatgggtctcgttagatGATTTAAGCCGTAACTTCAAGCGTTTTCAACTAGTTTTGCCGATTTCGCCAATTTCCTAgcatttttagagtttttttttctattttccgctgtttttaatgattttttcgtCCAAGTcgaaaatgcttgaaaattggcgaaatcggtgaaaataatttgaagcGTTTGAAATGACGGATTTGTAGCCGAATACCTCACGagaccaattttttattttgtatttcgTGATTTTTACATTTGGGCATAGTAATTGGTTCGAAAGCGgctaaataaataaataaataattttaaaattttctagtaGTATTCAGTTTGTGATTTCTGAACCACAGTGTATACAGTTCCTAATTAGATTAGAAGTAACAAACTAAATTAGACACACTGAATGTTCAAGTGAGCTTTGTTAAATTGAATAATACAAGTGTGAcgccaagaaaaaaaaaattcaaaaactttcctGTTTTCAAGAGTTGTAGGGATACTGATTGTGTATAATTTTTGCAGTTCGGAGTGTCTTATGTTGCTCATCCAGGAGGCTCAGTTCGTGATGATGACATCAAAGAAGCTTGTGATGAACATGGAATAACTCTTATTCATACTGGACTTCGTCTCTTCCACCATTAGATTTTTTAAGCAAACGGCAGCAATAAAGTTTACACATTTTTCCTAACTTTTATCCAACTTCCCCTTAATGTACAGTTTTGGCCctttttttctaagtttttcatacatttatgcgaataaataataaaattataaagcaccagttacatttaaaaaaacaaatttctaacGGGATTTTACAATGATATCAGTCCAATCAGCAgctaattttccatttttccactcTTCCAAGGTTAAACTTTTGCGTTCAATTGTCTCTCGAAGTGATCCCAATAGACTTGCACCGAGCCAGGAAACGAAAAGTGGCGTGTTTTtgatttccgaaaattgatagaattttacaattacggcaattttggaattgtttttCTCGTCGATAACTTGAATTTCTTGTTCCAAACGTTTCATGAGACCAGGAATTGTAGAGACTCCACCAGTTAAAAGTATATTTGGGAATAGCTTTTTCCGGAGATCAATCGGGCATTTTGATACCAGCTTGTGAAGAAGTTTCGGAAGGGAAAGATCGAATGATGTAGGATTGAGATTCTCATTGAAGAAGATTTCAGTACTTGTTTCGCTGAAATAATAAGTACTAAAGGTAATACGCGGCTTCTCTTACAATCGAAgttcagaatttaattttttctgtttttttttttgaataatatagggagcataataaaaattgtttggattactgtaggtggCAGATTTCATGATATCATAGAaggagtttttaaaaaaatttactttttaacTACGAGAAATAAGTAATTTTAGAAACTTCTCTGTTGCTAATATGACGAAATATAATaggaaaacttttcaaaaaatgttggattTTGTTTATTCAGTCAAAAAGCGAAGCAACGCAAAAAGCGAAGCAAGCGAAGCGTAGCTTTTTTGGATGTCGTCGATCAAaagtaatttttccaatttttgttctaaaatatttatattaaaacaGTCAGGAGGGAGGCTCTAAATTGCGACATTGCTTTagttttcacgaaaaaatggTACGAACATAATTTATGTCGCTTTTTGTCTgtgaataaacattttttaaacaaaaaattgcagttttccaTGATATTTGATAACGTTTGCCAacacattcaatttttaaacttctggtaagaaaaaacttttaaaacttacaataCAACTGGAGGAactacaaatatttttccattattCGGAAATAGTCTTTCTTTGCAAAGTGTCTCAATATCCGgtttttctccttcttctgACGCTTCCcattttgtccaattttcgGCCCGTTCCTTATCCAGACAAATGAGTGATAAACTAAGCGTTTCGATAAGTTTACACGCCTAAAACATATCTTCAgttattgagttttttcaagttttagatATTTACATCAATATCTTGCCAATCGTTTTCTGTAATTGCTCGTCTCTCTCCATTTAATTCTGCAATTTGACCATATTTCTCCATTTGCTCCCGAACTCTTCGTTCAAGTTGTCGGCCACAAATCGAGCGAGCTGATTCGAACTCATTCAGCATTGTCACACCTtcgataatctgaaaaaaatacaatttgcaataaatcataaatagaaatttgaatttctaaaaaaaatttaactgtttAAAATTGTAGATGGTAAAAAATTACtcttttgttgatttttttctagaaatattttcttatgctcttcaaaaattaaaaataagaactAACTGGAACTGCGATACATTCTGAATGTCCAATATCGACAACGAGAGCATTTTGAGTATTGAATGGAAATGTGGCACAAACATGAGATGGCATGAACATTAGAGATTTGCAACGAATCTTTTCGACAACAATTTTGGTGATGGTATTGCGGAGGGATTCTGACATGAAAATGCTTTCCACAAATATCACTGGACGGTCAGTGGGAGCCAAAACTCTAAAATCCAAGCTTTAAGTTAATCGAGGCCAGAGAGGCtcactttaaaaatacaatcCTCAAGAATTTATAGAGAATTTCTTCGTAGTACTCGGTGGACTTTGTAGCAGTCTTCCGATTGTTTAGAGCTAATAATTCATCAgaagttatcaattttcctTCATCATCGACGTATTCTGTTCGGATAATATGTCGAGGTGTTATTTCTCCGGCACATCCAATTCTAAACAtagtaaaattatgaaatttaagAACAGTGGAACTCAAACTTCGTTAACTTGCTTCCAATCTCAACCACAACTGCACTTTTTCCATTATCGATTGAACTGATAGCTTGAGATAAAGTTGTCGATGAAAGCGAGATTGATTGATTTGAAACTCCCGACGAACTCCGTCGAGCCGCCTTCAGCGACTCCAACGTTGATTGAGCAGTTGATGCCAGTTTGAACACTACAATATTGATTTTAAGATGATTTAATCTTAAAAAGAAAGGAGTAATTACGAATGTGGCACAATAAATAATGATTGATTCGTCTAATTAAAGTAAAATCttgataaaacattaaaacaaaaaagtcgtTCTCAATTGAGCGCTTACCGTATACGTGTGCAAACACCATGTATCTTCTATTGCGTACCGCGCGCAGTATATTACGCGCAAAGTTTTTGCGACTCTGAGTGACGTCACCAGACATTTTCTTATCGCTTTCTCGTTTACCGCcagtttaaataattattttatcactttttataagtttttatcATTTCGCgtaattacagtaatctttttATTAAAGGATTTGTTGCTTGATAGTGAACTAAAATAGGTtaactttgatttttaatgagaGAGACATCATCGATTGCAGGTTTAGATTAGTTGTATCCATTTCTCTGACTCGAAATCTCTTTTTGCgtactaatttttcaaaataaccaTCGATCTTCATCCAGATTTGAGGAAAATTCctgtttattattttcaatatctgGAAGgctaaatagaaaaaatgtttgactcGTTTAGGAATCCTAAATTTTGGAGATATAAAATTTGCGTCTTTCAATATTCAACTATTTGGGATAtgatttccttttttgcaattatGGATTCTTACTAGAAAAACTACCAGACTCTGGCAAACATTCTCCTCCGCCTTGTTTGCTTTTTTCGTTGCTGGTCATCTTCAACAAACAGTGTACTTAAGCTCAGCATCACCACCGTGTTTTTTCATGGTGAAAACAACCCAGTTAAAATGGCTGAACAAgatgtttagatttttctcGATAACATCTGATTGTGTAGGTCACCTTTACAAAGttcatttgaactttttgctATATCGTTATTCGAACGGATCTTCTCTCTTAACATAAAAGTTCCTTGCAATAGATATCGTTCAAAACGAACCAAGTGTCATCACTTGGAGCGGAGCCAGTAGAGCCCTGCTCTCGACATGTGAGAGCCCGGTCGCAAGGCATAGGGAATGACAACATttcgtctgcgtctccaccTCTTCAAGCAATCACTGTGAAATAGAAGCACACGAAGTTACACACTTGAATCCCTTTCTCTATATCCCTCGGTCTCTAGTTCTTCAGTTTATCCACGTTCAACGtctgctttttcttcttctgcaTCGACTTCGTGTTTTTTTCtccagaaatttcgaaaacgtttcaaaaataatttttccagacttCTGCTTCACGGCGTTTGCCGTGTTTCTTTCACGATGCCAAATTTACTCGATGACAGTTTTGATCCAACTTTTCAATCAACAtcaaaagtgagttttaattCCACAAGGAACATAAAATTGTAAGCAAAGTTTGTATactctaatttttaatattcacaGTCTCAAATTATTCTAAGATTGCAAATTAACGCTCATTTTCCGAGTGATTGAGCCACAcccaaagttttgaaaatatataatttatcAGTAATTAACCAAAAACTTCTACAATGTTCAGAAATTGGTACTTCCGTCTATTCGAAAGGTTCAGCCCGAATATGACAATCTTCCCGAAGAGCAGGGGGTTAACGATTTCTCAAGTGATGAACTGATGAAATTGCTCTCGTTCATGGAAGGTGAAGTTCAAGCAAGAGAAGATGTCATTGATCATCTGAAACGTGAAAGAACGAAAATTCTACTATCCGAAGCTAAATATGGAAAACTAAATATGAACGATCCATTTGCTGCGTTGCGACGAGATTCGGCAATTACTGGCGAACAGATTGATGAAGAGAAGATTGTTCAAATGTACGAGTCACAAGTGGATCAGTTGGATAAGATGATGGCAGTGCAAAAGCAATCGCAAAGAAATGCGGCTGtggtaattaaatttttgtgcaGCTCCCTCTATTTACAccaatcaaaaaagttttcagctgTTGGTTGCGCTGGAGAAGAAGCAATATAAACTCGTGAAAAAGTTGGAGGCGGATAGAGAAGCTAAAATAAGGTGAGTTATATATTACGAAATAAGAAAATACCTTAATAAACATTATAACTCGACTCATACGCctaaaatttagaacaaatCTTTAGGTACGCGAAACAAGGAGATGATTTGGTCGCTCACTTGGAAAAAGAACGAAATCAACTTCAAcaacaaattgaatttcatattGAGGAGAAACGCAAAGCCGAAATCGCAAAGGATAAAATGGAAATGACACttggaaatgagaaaaaacgtCACGAATCAATCGTTTTGTATTTGATACAAGAACGCAAACaaatgcttttaaaaatgcacGAATTAAGAGTGAAAGCCGAACAAATTAtgcttcaaaatcaaaatgatCCTACCAAACGTGAGTTAACtgcaaaataagtttttttagtTCAATAAAACTTTCAGCTGGTCCATCATCAGCGTTAAGTGAACGCGAGCTTATTGAGGAGCTGAAAAAAGAAGTCACGTTTTTACGAGCAGAACGGGAATCGCTCacaaaaactcagaaaatggtgaaaactgaaaatctgaGCCTTCGAGAAACAGTTCGTGGACAAGAAGCCGATCTTCAGATGCTTCGACGGAATCTGACGTTAACTGGAGCAAAAATGTCAATTGATAAGCCTGGGAATGTAGtgagttttgtttcaaattttcaattttcctgaaaCGGTCATAGAAATTTGGTTTATCGATGTCTCTAAATGTCAAaagaattgttttaaattagcTCTtgacaaatgcaaaaaagttgtAACTTTTTACTTATTACATGATATTTCCCATCTGCATTTTCTTTTATCAGTTGAACATAATAAGACAACCTTCACATAGTTGATTGCACTCATGATTAGCAAAATTTAGCTCTCAAAACAAGTTATGGAATTTCcgcatttcatattttatgttATTGCAGCTACCTCAACTTCCACCCGACACAGGATCCCTAATAATGGCGAATCGAGGTGCAAAACCAGCAGTTAATAGACAACAGCCAGCTCCTCCTCCTGTAGCTCGTCTTCCAAATTCAGCAACATTTCCAACTGAAAAGAGTCGACTTCCAAGAGCTCCACCTCCAGCTGTAACAACACCGGTCCCTCGAATGAGTATTGGAAGTTTGCCGGCATCTAGTTCTAATGTGTAAGATTTCTGACTACAATCAATTTTGATATTGCTATGTCACTGCAATCTGCCAAACTCAAACAAATTACAGTACCATGAAAACTTTCAGACCTCGCACAATGAGTTCGCCAGTGAAAAAGACACCAGTTATGGGTGTTTCCTCCACAGCAGTCCGACGCCCTCAGTCCGCAGCAACTACTACAATGCCAACTACCTCAGTTATAACAAATACATCTGCTGTGATGCCACTGTCGCCTGATCTCGAACAGCTGGAGGCTGCCATACAATCTATGAATGGtacgtttttttctttgatttttcaaaactttctgcACATTCTTATTTAATTTGGCAAGGCTTTATATTATTGTGTTAGTCTTTTCGTAGTTATGTCATTCTTCAGTTGTTACCGCCAGTCCCCCCGCATATTCAACTGCCATGGCCAAACGGAGTTCAAGTCTTCCGAGAGAAGCAAATAACAATCCACCAGGAGCTCCAATCCGTAGAAGCACGATGAACGGTGGAATGCACACATCTACGACGGGAGTCGTTAGCACTAGAATTGGCATGTTTTTGTAGTTATAGACTTgtgttttctcgttttttttttcaagatggCAGTTACCTTGAAAGAGCTGAAAGACAGTAGTAACTATGCAATCACTTGTAGTTTTGCGCTCAAGAGtattgtttttggttttcggtattgggaaatttccatttagaaaacaaaatcatTCAGTCTTTGTAGG includes:
- the atic-1 gene encoding Phosphoribosylaminoimidazolecarboxamide formyltransferase (Partially confirmed by transcript evidence), yielding MSRISSMAYKWKQPPPPINDDSRHRSQSNSRLFDRIYGQMHRGNKAFEHTTSYDESISGFMRRRFAGNGERALPLRYGTNPHQKDDAELYIVEDEMPIKVLNGSPGYINILDGLNGWQLVKELSDATKMPAAASFKHVSPAGAAVGLPLNETEAACCMVSDLPIDTKKPSLAAAYARARGADRMSSFGDFIALSEKCDELTAKIINREVSDGVVAPDFDPAALSLLAKKKNGNYCVLKINPNYLPSETEERTVFGLRLRQKRNNAVINAETFNNVVGSANELNKQAIDDLIVATIALKYAQSNSVCFAHRGQVIGMGAGQQSRIHCTRLAGDKAMNWWLRQHPTVLSLPWKNAIKRSEKSNAIDVLCSGVLGSEIAIDQWQQYFNEPVEPLAEDDRKQWLSQQTGVVMSSDAFLPFRDNVDCAKQFGVSYVAHPGGSVRDDDIKEACDEHGITLIHTGLRLFHH
- the arp-11 gene encoding Actin-related protein 10 (Partially confirmed by transcript evidence); this encodes MFRIGCAGEITPRHIIRTEYVDDEGKLITSDELLALNNRKTATKSTEYYEEILYKFLRIVFLKVLAPTDRPVIFVESIFMSESLRNTITKIVVEKIRCKSLMFMPSHVCATFPFNTQNALVVDIGHSECIAVPIIEGVTMLNEFESARSICGRQLERRVREQMEKYGQIAELNGERRAITENDWQDIDACKLIETLSLSLICLDKERAENWTKWEASEEGEKPDIETLCKERLFPNNGKIFVVPPVVFETSTEIFFNENLNPTSFDLSLPKLLHKLVSKCPIDLRKKLFPNILLTGGVSTIPGLMKRLEQEIQVIDEKNNSKIAVIVKFYQFSEIKNTPLFVSWLGASLLGSLRETIERKSLTLEEWKNGKLAADWTDIIVKSR
- the ilys-4 gene encoding lysozyme (Confirmed by transcript evidence), which translates into the protein MLIVTVTVISLLVSVTHQLLMFDKVEDDHPCLLAMCDQDSGCVPLGCSVDQFDRIGCGYFRLNIYQFQQCYQPGKKDEDTENEAWMNCAQDYQCSASCIRTLATKFRVKCYGKSECETIARIHDGGANGCRDRGTIGYWKRVRDSCGPECNKPIFTRHF
- the atic-1 gene encoding Phosphoribosylaminoimidazolecarboxamide formyltransferase (Partially confirmed by transcript evidence) — protein: MPIKVLNGSPGYINILDGLNGWQLVKELSDATKMPAAASFKHVSPAGAAVGLPLNETEAACCMVSDLPIDTKKPSLAAAYARAREQDWMIADRLQRIAPSIGADRMSSFGDFIALSEKCDELTAKIINREVSDGVVAPDFDPAALSLLAKKKNGNYCVLKINPNYLPSETEERTVFGLRLRQKRNNAVINAETFNNVVGSANELNKQAIDDLIVATIALKYAQSNSVCFAHRGQVIGMGAGQQSRIHCTRLAGDKAMNWWLRQHPTVLSLPWKNAIKRSEKSNAIDVLCSGVLGSEIAIDQWQQYFNEPVEPLAEDDRKQWLSQQTGVVMSSDAFLPFRDNVDCAKQFGVSYVAHPGGSVRDDDIKEACDEHGITLIHTGLRLFHH
- the atic-1 gene encoding Bifunctional purine biosynthesis protein ATIC (Confirmed by transcript evidence) gives rise to the protein MTDGKSLAIISVSDKTGLIPLAHGLVSAGLTLIASGGTAKAIRDQGIDVHDVADVTKFPEMLGGRVKTLHPAVHGGILARDTESDRKDLEKHNISFVSVVVCNLYPFKKTVQSKDCSVEEAVENIDIGGVTLLRAAAKNHERVSVICDPADYDHIISELKSGGTTRERRQLLALKAFEHTTSYDESISGFMRRRFAGNGERALPLRYGTNPHQKDDAELYIVEDEMPIKVLNGSPGYINILDGLNGWQLVKELSDATKMPAAASFKHVSPAGAAVGLPLNETEAACCMVSDLPIDTKKPSLAAAYARARGADRMSSFGDFIALSEKCDELTAKIINREVSDGVVAPDFDPAALSLLAKKKNGNYCVLKINPNYLPSETEERTVFGLRLRQKRNNAVINAETFNNVVGSANELNKQAIDDLIVATIALKYAQSNSVCFAHRGQVIGMGAGQQSRIHCTRLAGDKAMNWWLRQHPTVLSLPWKNAIKRSEKSNAIDVLCSGVLGSEIAIDQWQQYFNEPVEPLAEDDRKQWLSQQTGVVMSSDAFLPFRDNVDCAKQFGVSYVAHPGGSVRDDDIKEACDEHGITLIHTGLRLFHH